The following are from one region of the Silurus meridionalis isolate SWU-2019-XX chromosome 25, ASM1480568v1, whole genome shotgun sequence genome:
- the si:dkey-111e8.4 gene encoding uncharacterized protein si:dkey-111e8.4, with amino-acid sequence MDGNRVSTMSEWLKSDVFIIFVVVLLITVIAIVAVCCCLRRRRRSIKTKKMAVIEITPLDCPGRSNTIRFTLKIITEQKHASEIVQMLTGQIPTTGGRVCSTDLGISVRVDEVSSNSQTQVSSSHTDSALLTEQQAVSLDLQTTNLSEQHAVSLELQTTNLTEQQGTSLELQTTSLTEQQGTSLELQTTSLTEQQGTSLELQTTNLNEQQAVSLELQTTNLTEQQAVSLELHTTNLTEQQGTSLELQTTSLTEQQGTSLELQTTNLNEQRAVSLELQTTNLTEQQGTSLDLQTTNPNELLVTATVHPIRVEDDDENDMSVEGTQ; translated from the exons atggaTGGCAACAGGGTGAGCACAATGTCCGAGTGGCTAAAATCTGATGTTTTCATCATATTTGTGGTGGTCCTGCTGATCACGGTTATTGCCATAGTTGCTGTCTGCTGCTGCTTAAGGCGCCGTCGAAGATCCATTAAAACAAa GAAAATGGCAGTAATTGAGATCACTCCTTTAGATTGTCCAGGAAGGAGCAATACAATCAGATTCACCTTGAAGATCATTACGGAGCAAAAACATGCCTCGGAGATCGTTCAGATGTTAACAGGCCAAATTCCTACCACTGGCGGTCGTGTGTGCTCCACTGACCTTGGTATCTCTGTTAGAGTGGACGAGGTTTCCTCTAATTCTCAAACTCAGGTATCTTCCAGTCATACAGACAGTGCACTTCTCACTGAACAGCAAGCCGTCTCACTGGATTTACAAACTACCAATCTCAGTGAACAGCATGCCGTCTCACTGGAATTACAAACTACCAATCTCACTGAACAGCAGGGCACCTCACTGGAATTACAAACTACCAGTCTCACTGAACAGCAGGGCACCTCACTGGAATTACAAACTACCAGTCTCACTGAACAGCAGGGTACCTCACTGGAATTACAAACTACCAATCTCAATGAACAGCAGGCCGTCTCACTGGAATTACAAACTACCAATCTCACTGAACAGCAGGCCGTCTCACTGGAATTACACACTACCAATCTCACTGAACAGCAGGGCACCTCACTGGAATTACAAACCACCAGTCTCACTGAACAGCAGGGCACCTCACTGGAATTACAAACTACCAATCTCAATGAACAGCGGGCCGTCTCACTGGAATTACAAACTACCAATCTCACTGAACAGCAGGGCACCTCACTGGATTTACAAACTACCAATCCCAATGAACTGCTGGTGACTGCTACAGTTCATCCAATTAGggttgaggatgatgatgaaaatgatatGAGTGTTGAAGGAACACAGTAG
- the LOC124379259 gene encoding golgin subfamily A member 6-like protein 2, giving the protein MRPWDLLTHLEEMRHLLRSVERQIREEPDPLIREDVLVCQSEREWTEDERLKMEKSALQTEYKIDDETIYSEFKTKTRKLEETEEELKNTKMELDSMSKSLQYKDNQIQKAQIQVKKMNEMLSEKKTQPKNTDKDLETSQNKLEEKDMLLREMKKELEKTKRILEENQKSMKDNNTKLENMVKELETSKNKLMKRDKQLQEKDRLLEEKTKQLQEQTDPESSAPIRRRNSMELEPQTMIGETQDSETPIRRKSSIEGDRPSLGGEFTPHSPVSVSVA; this is encoded by the exons GACCTTTTAACAC ATTTG GAGGAGATGAGAC ATTTG CTACGGAGTGTCGAAAGACAGATCAGAGAAGAACCAG ATCCTCTTATAAGGGAAGATGTCTTGGTTTGTCAG agcgagagagaatgGACAGAAGACGAGAGACTGAAAATGGAGAAATCTGCTTTACAGACTG aaTATAAAATAGATGATGAAACTATTTATAgtgaatttaaaacaaaaaccagaAAACTGGAGGAAACTGAAGAAGAGCTAAAAAATACAAAGATGGAACTGGACAGCATGTCTAAATCACTGCAATATAAAGACAACCAGATACAGAAGGCACAAATACAAGTGAAGAAAATGAATGAGATGCTGAGTGAGAAAAAAACCCAGCCGAAGAACACAGACAAAGATCTGGAAACCAGTCAAAATAAACTGGAAGAGAAGGACATGCTGCTcagagagatgaaaaaagaattggaaaaaacaaaaaggatttTAGAAGAGAATCAGAAATCAATGAAAGACAACAACACAAAACTTGAGAACATGGTGAAAGAACTGGAAACTAGTAAAAACAAACTAATGAAAAGAGATAAACAGCTTCAGGAGAAAGACAGACTTCTAGAGGAGAAAACTAAACAGCTGCAGGAACAGACAGATCCAGAATCATCAGCCCCCATCAGGAGAAGAAACAGCATGGAATTGGAACCTCAAACAA TGATTGGAGAGACTCAGGACTCAGAAACACCAATCAGGAGAAAAAGCAGTATAGAGGGAGATCGTCCATCAT tGGGTGGAGAATTTACTCCACATTCTCCAGTGTCGGTTTCTGTAGCATAA